The genomic segment GATGTCTTTTGCGCAAACGCTGGGCGAATCCAATCCATCTGAAGCCGCGCTCATGGCGCATCCCGAAACTGCATCCGCTTTGGGCTGCTCCCTGCTTCGTGGCAGGAGAGCAACGCCCGCAACCATGCGGGCAGCGGCCGATGCAGTCGCCAGGGCGCGCATTCCGGTTCTGGTCATTTCGGGTGGTTATAGCGACAGGCAGGACGAAACAGCGGAAGCAACTGCCAGGATTTTGCATGGTCGACATGTGGTGGTCCGATCTCCCAATCACTTCATACAACAGGCAAACGCCGGTGAGTTCAACCGGGCCATCGTCTCGTTCATGCGGGATGTAGACCGTAAAAAAGGCGCGCAGTAGTCATATATTCGAAAGACTTCACCGCGATTCGCAATGGCGGGGACACCGGATAGCTGTTTCGCTTCAACCCGTGCCGTGCCTGCGCGGGACCCGAGGTTCCTCGCTTCGACACAACGCCAGCTTTTCGGGTCGTAGACTCCCGGCTGATCGGCGCCGGGAGCGGCGCCCGCCCCAGAGGAACCCTGTGATGAAAATTATCTGTATCGAAGAACATACAATCGATCTTCCCATCGTCGAAGCAACCCGGCAGGCTTCGCTTGCCGAAGCGGGCTACATGGCCGATTGGGGCACGCGGGTCAAGGATCGCCCCGACAGTTTTGGCGACAACCTTCCCCACCTGCAGGATCTGTCGTCGGCCGTGGGATTTGCGCGTGACATGGGTCTAGGGCGAATCGCAGCAATGGACCAGCACGGCATCGACATGCAGGTGGTGTCGTACAGCAGCCCCCTGCAACTGGCACCGCGAGAACAGGCCGTGCAGCTCGCACGGGCGGCTAACGACCGTCTCGCCCAGGCGAGCGACGCCTATCCATCGCGTTTGCGGGGCTTCGCGACGCTACCCTGGCAGGATCCCGACGCGGCGGCGGCAGAGTTGGAGCGCTCAGTCAAGGAACTGGGCTTCGTAGGGACGCTGATCGTCGGACGTCCCGGACAAACGTTTCTCGACGATCCGCGCTATGAGCCGGTACTCGCAAAACTGAATGAACTGCGCGTGCCGATTTACGTGCACCCGGGCTTTCCCTTGCCGCAGGTACGCGAGCCCTACTATGGCGGTCTGGACAAGGAAGTAAGCGCTCGTCTGTCGTTATTCGGATGGGGCTGGCATCACGAGGCAGGTATTCAGGTGATTCGCATGGTGCTGGCCGGAGTGTTCGACCGTTATCCGCAGCTGCAGGTGATTAGCGGGCACTGGGGCGAAATGGTGCCGTTCTATCTGCAACGTATGGACGACACGCTGCCGGTCGAAGTAACGGGTCTTTCGCGCACCATCTCGCAGACGTATCGCGAGCATGTCTACGTGACTCCGAGCGGCATGCTGAATCTGCCGCACTTCAAGTTCGTTCATCAGGTGGTCGGCGCGGATCGCATCATCCATGCCGTCGATTATCCGTATCTCACCATGACGGGCGCCCGCGCATGGCTCGAATCGCTCCCGATCAGCGATGAGGAGAAAGCGATGATCGCGCACGGCAATGCCGAAGCGCTGCTGCGCCTGCCCGCATCTCACTGACCGCCTTTTTGCTGCCTTTGTAAGAGCTTTCCCGCCCCCGCGAACAGAAAGGAGAACGACGTGTCCAATTCATCGGCATCCAAGCCCCACAAACTCAAAAAAATCGCACTTGAAGAACATTTCATGCTGCCGGAGTTTGTAGAGTATTTCACACCCAACAAGCAGACTGTCTCACACGACCTCTATTACTCAGCGCTCAAGGCGCTGGGTGACTTCGGTGATCGCCGCATCGAATTAATGGACAAGAACGGCATCGACTATGTCGTGCTCTCCTTATCCGGACCCGGCGTGCAGATCGAGTTCCACACGGATGTCGCCATCAGGCTCGCCAGGAAAGCGAACGATGACCTGGCTGCACAAATCCATAAGCGCCCCGATCGCTACGGCGGTTTTGCACACCTTCCCATGCAGGCGCCCGAAGTGGCCGCCGATGAGTTGGAACGGTGCATGCGCCAACTCAACTTCCAGGGCGCACTGATCAACGGCCACACCAACGGCATTTATCTCGACGATCCACAATATGACGTGTTCTGGGAACGTGCATGCGCGTTGGAAGCGCCGATCTATCTGCATCCGGTGTGTCCGTTGGATCGTCCGGCAATGTATGACGGACACCCCGAGATGTGGGGGCCGACAAACAGTTGGGCGGCAGAAACGAGCGCTCACGCATTGCGCCTGGTGTTCAGTGGTGTTTTTGATCGCTTTCCGGGGCTGCAAATCATCCTTGGCCACATGGGTGAAACCTTACCCATCCAGATGTGGCGGCTGGATAGTCGCTACGCGGTGGCCAATCGCCGCTTCGAGATCAGGAAGACGCCTTCCGATTACATCAGGAGCAACATCAAAATCACCACGGCAGGCGTCTGCGCCGATGCAGCACTGCGTTGCTCCATCGATGCCGTGGGCTTGGAGAGCGTGATGTTCTCCATTGATCACCCGTTCGAAAGCACCGAGATCGCCAGCAAGTGGATGGATTCCGCCAAACTCACCGATGACGAGCGTGAAAAGGTTGCGCACAGCAACGCCGAAAGAATCCTCAAACTTCTCTGATCGGATTAACGTATTTTTCGTGCACTTTCTGGCGGTTGACGGATCCGAGCCGCATGCGGCAAGGCTTTGCGGCTCTCGGCGGTTCGCGTGAGCCGCAAATCCGCAAGCCCTTGATATTCGAATTCTTTTCGAAGGCAAGCGCAATTTTTGGCACGAAAAGGACGACCGCCCCTTTAAGCGCGTCGCGCATGCGTTAGCCGATGAGGCCGGTTTCACGGGGCGGGACGACGCGGCGATTGTCCCATCAAGACACGCGATTTTCAACATTATAGGATTAATGTCAAAATATGAGGAAGAGGGCGTTAGGGTTTGATCGGTTTACGTAGTAATATACAAGGACATTACTGGTAAAAATCCTCATGAGTGACGTCCTGTCCCCCGACGCGGCGCTGGCCGCCGAGATCGAGCGCCTGAAGGTGGCGTTTCCGAAAACGCGCGAGCTGTACCGCGAGGTCTGCGCCCTGCTGTTCTTCCGTCACGGCATCACGCCGACCGCCAACCGGCTGTACCAGCTGGTC from the Paraburkholderia sp. D15 genome contains:
- a CDS encoding amidohydrolase family protein, producing MSNSSASKPHKLKKIALEEHFMLPEFVEYFTPNKQTVSHDLYYSALKALGDFGDRRIELMDKNGIDYVVLSLSGPGVQIEFHTDVAIRLARKANDDLAAQIHKRPDRYGGFAHLPMQAPEVAADELERCMRQLNFQGALINGHTNGIYLDDPQYDVFWERACALEAPIYLHPVCPLDRPAMYDGHPEMWGPTNSWAAETSAHALRLVFSGVFDRFPGLQIILGHMGETLPIQMWRLDSRYAVANRRFEIRKTPSDYIRSNIKITTAGVCADAALRCSIDAVGLESVMFSIDHPFESTEIASKWMDSAKLTDDEREKVAHSNAERILKLL
- a CDS encoding amidohydrolase family protein, with amino-acid sequence MKIICIEEHTIDLPIVEATRQASLAEAGYMADWGTRVKDRPDSFGDNLPHLQDLSSAVGFARDMGLGRIAAMDQHGIDMQVVSYSSPLQLAPREQAVQLARAANDRLAQASDAYPSRLRGFATLPWQDPDAAAAELERSVKELGFVGTLIVGRPGQTFLDDPRYEPVLAKLNELRVPIYVHPGFPLPQVREPYYGGLDKEVSARLSLFGWGWHHEAGIQVIRMVLAGVFDRYPQLQVISGHWGEMVPFYLQRMDDTLPVEVTGLSRTISQTYREHVYVTPSGMLNLPHFKFVHQVVGADRIIHAVDYPYLTMTGARAWLESLPISDEEKAMIAHGNAEALLRLPASH